One Streptococcus sp. VT 162 genomic window, TTCGCTGATGCTTCAGCTCGTACAAGCAGTGATACCGCCTCAACATGATGCGTTTGTGGGACTCAAAAGGTTTGGGTGAACCTTTTGAGGTTTAACTACGTTTCACTAACAAACTCACACACTCCACGTGATGCGTCTGTGGAAACAGATCCACCGGCTGGACTTTCTTCAATTCATAACCCAATTCTTGGTAGAGTTTGATATCACGCGCCATGGTTGCGACATTACAAGAGATATAAGCAATGCGGTCTGCTCCTGTTTGAGCGCTTGCTTTGATAAAGCTCTCAGTCAATCCCTTACGTGGAGGATCAACCAAGATAACGGTTGGTTGGATACCTTCCTTGAGCCAATTCTTCATGGCATTCTCAGCTGTGTCGCAGACATAGTGTGCATTTGTAATATTGTTTAATGTAGCATTCTTCTGACTATTCTCAACTGCTTCTGGGATGACCTCAACTCCATAGACTTCCTTAACATGTTTCGCAACAGAAAGGCCAATCGTTCCAATACCAGAATAAGCATCGATCACCACATCATCTACTTTTAATCCTGCAAAATCAATAGCTGTCTGATAAAGCTTCTCTGCCATTTCAGTATTGACCTGGTAAAAGGCTGGGCCAGCGATTTGGAAGTCATTTCCCAACATCTGGTCCGTAATATAGTCTTGACCATAAAGAGTCTTCCACTTCTTGCCAAAAATCGCATTGGTGCTCTGATCGTTGATATTTTGCATGACAGACACAATCTCTGGGAACTGCTTGATAACTTGTTCAATCAACTGCTCCACTCGGAAAACTTTAGGACGTGTAGTCACTAAGATAACCATGATTTGTCCTGAATAGTGACCACGACGCACCACAAGATTTCGAATCAAGCCAGACTGCTCCTTTTCGTCATAAGGTTTTAAATCAAAACGACGAAGCAAATCGCGTAGAACTACTATGACTTGGTCAATGACAGGATCCTGGATAAAGAAATCTTCAAGGGGCATGAGGTCATGCGAATTTTTACGGAAAAAGCCAGTTTCCAAGATACCATTCACTCGACGAACGGGCACCTGAGCC contains:
- a CDS encoding RNA methyltransferase, whose translation is MLKKNDIVEVEIVDLTHEGAGVAKVDGLVFFVENALPTEKILMRVLKVNKKIGYGKVEEYLTHSPHRNQDLDLAYLRSGIADLGHLAYPEQLKFKTKQVKDSLYKIAGITDVEVAETLGMGNPVKYRNKAQVPVRRVNGILETGFFRKNSHDLMPLEDFFIQDPVIDQVIVVLRDLLRRFDLKPYDEKEQSGLIRNLVVRRGHYSGQIMVILVTTRPKVFRVEQLIEQVIKQFPEIVSVMQNINDQSTNAIFGKKWKTLYGQDYITDQMLGNDFQIAGPAFYQVNTEMAEKLYQTAIDFAGLKVDDVVIDAYSGIGTIGLSVAKHVKEVYGVEVIPEAVENSQKNATLNNITNAHYVCDTAENAMKNWLKEGIQPTVILVDPPRKGLTESFIKASAQTGADRIAYISCNVATMARDIKLYQELGYELKKVQPVDLFPQTHHVECVSLLVKRS